CAGATAGTGCTGCTGGTGCTGTTCCAGTTCGGGGGCCTCGGCTTTGTTACGATGGCCACACTGATTACGCTGGTGCTGAACAAGCGGATCTCCCTGAAGGAACGCCTGCTGATGCAGGAGTCGATGAACCAGAACTCCATGCAGGGGATCGTGAAGCTGATCCGCCGTGTTCTGATCTATTCACTCGTGATCCAGCTTAGCGGGGCTCTGCTGCTGGCTGCGAGATTCTTGGCGGATATGCCTGCCGGCAAAGCCATATATTACGGACTGTTCCATAGTATATCCATCTTCAATAATGCGGGCTTCGACCTGTTCGGCGATGTGCACGGGCCGTTCAGCGGTCTGACCCGATATGTCGAAGACCCCATCGTGAATATTACCTCGATGCTGCTGATTTTTCTCGGCGGGATCGGCTTCATCGTATTGTCAGATGTCATCGACTACCCGAAGCGCAAGCGGCTGACGCTCCACTCTAAGGTCGTGCTGTCCACTTCAGCTGCACTGATCCTGATCGGGGCTGCCGTCTTCTTCTGGCTGGAGCTGAACTCTACCCTGAAGCCGCTTCATGCCGGAGGCAAGATCATGGCCTCCTTCCTGCAGGCCATTACGCCCCGCTCCGGCGGCGTGACGACTATTGAGATTCCGCTGCTGCGGGAATCCACCCAATTCCTGATGATCCTGCTGATGTTCATCGGGGCCGCTCCCGGCTCCACCGGCGGCGGAATCAAGATTACCACCTTCGCGATTCTGGTCAGCACCGCCTACGCCAAGCTCCGGGGCAAGGAGGATATCGTCATGTTCCGCCACCGTATCTCGAAGGAGAATGTCTACAGGGCAATTACGATGACCCTGCTGTCGCTGATGCTGGTCGTCATCTCTACTATGCTGCTGTCCGTGACGGAGAGCGCTGACTTCCTCAGCGTACTGTTCGAGGCGGTCTCGGCCTTCGGCACCTCCGGGATCACCATGGGCCTGACCACCGAGCTGACAACCATCGGCAAGGTGCTGGTCATCATTCTGATGTTCGTAGGCCGGACAGGCCCGCTTACCCTGGCCTATGCCCTCAAGCCGAAGAACAGCAAGGAGCTGTACCGTTATCCTGAAGGCAACATCACCATCGGCTAAGGATATCACAGCAAAAAAGCGATCCCGCACTGCCAGCAGCCTGGCGTTACGGGGTCGCTTTTAATTTCAATTACTCTTCGGGTAACTCTTGAGTATCCAGTGCCGCATCGAGCAGCTGATTGTACAGCTCATCATCCTGCTCCAGCAGCGCATCGATCTCCAGGAACTGCTCCTCACTCCCCGGCTCGCCGGCGAAGCTCAGGCTGTAATCCCATTCGGTGCCGCGGGTGCTGAAGAACGTGATCTCGTAAGGGGAACGGTGCTTGTCCACTGTAAACACGGTTCTTCCCACGTAACTTTGATCCTCCGCACGCTTTAATTCGGCTTTGATGATTTCTAGATTCATCCTCTTTCCTTCCTTTCATCGGATCATGCCCACACCATCCAGTATAACATTGATATGTAAGCAATTCCTTTACTTTAGCGCTTTAATTGACTTTTTTCATCCGGCGGTTAATAATTTAGTACAATGCTTATATAGAGCTAAAATTATGGTACTGGAGGAATTTGCAAATGACGGAAACAGAGTATCAATCCAAGCTGGACAAATACGCGGATTTGGCTGTTCAAATCGGTGTAAATGTTCAGCCTGGCCAAATTCTGGTCGTGAACGCCCCAATCACTGCGGCTGAATTCGTCCATCTGATTACAGCCAAAGCTTATGCCATCGGCGCCAGCCAGGTCAAGGTGAACTGGAGTGACGAATTCGTGACCCGCCAGCAGTTTGAACATGCTGCGCCGGAAGTATTCACCAAGCCACCAACCTGGTTTGCAGGCGAAATGACCGAGCTGGCCGAGAACGGCGCTGCCTTCCTGTCGGTCATCGCCGAGAATCCCGATGCACTCAAAGGCATCGATCCTGAGCGGATTGCTAACTTCCAGAAGACCCGGGGCGCTGCACTGACGAAATACCGCGAATTGCAAATGTCCGACAAGGTAAGCTGGAGCATTGTAGCCATCCCCTCCCAGCCATGGGCGGACAAGGTCTTTCCTGAGCTGCCTGCCGATG
This region of Paenibacillus sp. FSL K6-1096 genomic DNA includes:
- a CDS encoding TrkH family potassium uptake protein, with the protein product MNLANLFFGHLRLTPPKILSLGFILLIATGTLLLSLPAASTGASISFIDALFMATSATCVTGLAVIDTGTQLSTFGQIVLLVLFQFGGLGFVTMATLITLVLNKRISLKERLLMQESMNQNSMQGIVKLIRRVLIYSLVIQLSGALLLAARFLADMPAGKAIYYGLFHSISIFNNAGFDLFGDVHGPFSGLTRYVEDPIVNITSMLLIFLGGIGFIVLSDVIDYPKRKRLTLHSKVVLSTSAALILIGAAVFFWLELNSTLKPLHAGGKIMASFLQAITPRSGGVTTIEIPLLRESTQFLMILLMFIGAAPGSTGGGIKITTFAILVSTAYAKLRGKEDIVMFRHRISKENVYRAITMTLLSLMLVVISTMLLSVTESADFLSVLFEAVSAFGTSGITMGLTTELTTIGKVLVIILMFVGRTGPLTLAYALKPKNSKELYRYPEGNITIG